A window of Cohnella herbarum contains these coding sequences:
- a CDS encoding DUF6157 family protein, giving the protein MEWNYYDTFITVSKDCPVERGLIPPEKKNGKSKPGIEYDLIFNHPYGYTQEELLYETHIRHKEISEEELSTRGEEIRSGFFAKPMACLRASMLPKKYGWGLHFNKEGKIALVARESAEYDRLANGREEGMKVLAAMRNSKKK; this is encoded by the coding sequence ATGGAATGGAACTACTACGATACTTTCATCACGGTCTCTAAAGACTGTCCCGTCGAGAGGGGATTGATTCCTCCGGAGAAGAAGAACGGAAAGTCCAAGCCCGGGATCGAGTATGATTTGATCTTTAATCATCCGTATGGCTACACCCAAGAAGAGCTCCTTTATGAAACTCATATTCGGCATAAGGAGATTTCCGAGGAAGAGTTGTCGACCCGGGGAGAAGAAATCCGCAGCGGCTTTTTCGCCAAACCGATGGCTTGCTTGAGAGCCTCGATGCTGCCGAAGAAATACGGCTGGGGACTTCATTTTAACAAAGAGGGTAAGATCGCTCTTGTCGCTAGGGAATCTGCCGAATACGACCGGCTGGCCAACGGGAGAGAAGAAGGAATGAAGGTGCTCGCCGCCATGAGGAACAGCAAGAAAAAGTAG
- a CDS encoding class I SAM-dependent methyltransferase: protein MNGKERFSTRVDTYTKYRPSYPREAIDYLYETVGVSAKSKVLDVGAGTGIFSRLLLERGTSVTAIEPNEAMREAAILASGDNPNFHAIPGSAEETGLPDHSYDFIVCAQAFHWFDRIAAKKEFGRVLKPGGKAILVWNTRLTSGTPFLEGYERLLNDLGTDYGKVNHRNISREMLLAFFKSGGLREDRFAIRQVFDFDGLRGRLLSSSYSPQAGDPNYEPMIAALRELFDRNESGGTVNFDYETEVYWGEV, encoded by the coding sequence ATGAACGGCAAAGAAAGATTTTCAACCCGAGTGGATACGTATACGAAATACCGGCCGAGCTATCCGCGGGAAGCGATTGATTATTTGTACGAGACGGTCGGCGTAAGCGCGAAGTCGAAGGTGTTGGACGTTGGCGCGGGTACGGGGATTTTCTCGCGCTTGCTGCTCGAGAGAGGCACGTCCGTCACGGCGATCGAGCCGAACGAAGCGATGCGGGAAGCCGCGATATTGGCGTCCGGAGATAATCCGAACTTTCATGCGATTCCGGGCTCCGCGGAGGAGACGGGATTGCCGGACCATTCGTATGATTTTATAGTCTGCGCCCAAGCCTTCCATTGGTTCGATCGGATTGCGGCCAAGAAAGAATTCGGAAGGGTGCTGAAGCCCGGCGGTAAAGCTATTCTCGTCTGGAACACCCGCTTGACGAGCGGCACGCCTTTTCTCGAAGGGTATGAACGATTGCTTAATGACTTGGGCACGGATTACGGGAAAGTGAATCATCGCAATATTTCGCGCGAGATGCTGCTCGCCTTCTTCAAATCCGGCGGATTGCGGGAAGATCGCTTCGCTATTCGCCAAGTGTTTGACTTTGACGGGCTGAGAGGGCGTTTACTCTCTTCGTCATACAGTCCGCAAGCCGGGGATCCGAACTACGAACCGATGATAGCGGCGTTGCGCGAGCTATTCGATCGGAACGAAAGCGGCGGAACGGTTAACTTCGACTACGAAACGGAAGTGTATTGGGGCGAAGTGTGA
- a CDS encoding RNA polymerase sigma factor produces MNTTLTPDQVRKLLAGDHEMFTLFYNEYRDLLYWQAFKYLRNHEDAEDAVQEAYSRIFLNLHKFNYSCKLSTWTKHIVKNLCIDMLRRRKSKPCNHLDEHIRDEGPTPDQIVVKREEQTRVVHLVKAMPDSYRDVFVLRFFGECSIAEIADHLSMQVSTVKSKLFRGKKVLAKRAALG; encoded by the coding sequence ATGAATACGACTCTTACGCCCGATCAAGTGCGCAAACTGCTCGCCGGAGACCATGAGATGTTTACATTATTTTATAACGAATACCGGGATTTACTGTACTGGCAGGCGTTCAAGTACTTGAGGAATCACGAAGACGCGGAAGATGCCGTGCAAGAAGCCTACTCCCGGATTTTCCTTAACCTCCATAAATTCAATTATTCATGTAAGTTAAGCACGTGGACCAAGCATATCGTTAAGAATCTGTGCATCGACATGCTACGCCGCAGAAAATCTAAGCCCTGCAATCATCTGGACGAGCATATTAGGGATGAAGGGCCGACTCCGGATCAAATCGTCGTTAAGCGAGAGGAGCAGACCCGGGTTGTTCATCTGGTGAAAGCGATGCCCGATTCTTACCGGGACGTTTTCGTATTGCGATTTTTCGGAGAGTGTTCCATTGCGGAAATCGCGGATCACTTGTCCATGCAGGTAAGTACGGTGAAGTCTAAGCTGTTTCGGGGGAAAAAGGTTCTGGCAAAAAGGGCGGCCTTAGGCTGA
- a CDS encoding M15 family metallopeptidase has product MNTNHEVTTAARSQAGPMGKRRGRRLSFIAMAILAVYLIMNVDAIGRWFPIGWFREAPVITRLHPIVAENKDKLVAQSEKIGIRVVITDDFRSSGEQDALYRKGRSDGGSIVTQVKGGQSYHNYGLAIDFALGVAGGKVIWDLEYDGNGNGKSDWMEVVGIAKKLGFAWGGDWKGFPDYPHLQMDFGYSIGELQRGWRPSS; this is encoded by the coding sequence ATGAATACGAATCACGAGGTTACGACGGCGGCACGAAGCCAAGCAGGACCCATGGGTAAACGACGCGGAAGGCGGCTAAGTTTCATCGCTATGGCAATATTGGCCGTGTATCTTATTATGAATGTCGATGCGATCGGCCGTTGGTTTCCGATAGGGTGGTTTCGCGAGGCTCCGGTAATTACGCGATTGCATCCCATCGTAGCGGAAAATAAGGATAAGCTTGTGGCCCAGAGCGAGAAAATCGGGATTCGTGTGGTCATCACGGATGATTTCCGCAGCTCGGGAGAACAGGATGCCTTGTATCGTAAGGGGAGAAGCGACGGCGGATCGATCGTGACCCAAGTTAAGGGCGGTCAATCCTATCATAATTACGGTCTTGCCATCGATTTCGCCTTAGGCGTTGCCGGAGGCAAAGTCATTTGGGATCTGGAATACGACGGTAACGGCAACGGGAAATCGGATTGGATGGAAGTTGTAGGCATCGCCAAGAAGTTGGGATTCGCTTGGGGCGGCGACTGGAAGGGGTTTCCCGACTATCCCCATTTGCAGATGGATTTCGGCTACTCGATCGGCGAACTGCAACGAGGCTGGAGACCATCCTCCTAA
- a CDS encoding 3'-5' exonuclease: MDYIILDIEFNGRKFASDLPMEVIEIGAVRLDSSLKYKDEFSSLIKPVYFSKLNAFIKKKTGIPQEDIDVAAGFRKVIADFIAWLNLSESYMLVTWGGEDLKRIVFDTRMHKLDDSHWMAAHYFDLLKGFLRYKKVTNDVSVEAALLDLGIEATGAAHRALDDARMTSEVFRRLFDELDFELKQQYKDQFSNSKERRMIKNAIRSMITQKKIQDWDSFVSGFLAAKIDLTDERKLAELKEHFSSELEKAKQQPKPGN; the protein is encoded by the coding sequence TTGGACTATATTATTCTCGACATCGAATTCAACGGCCGCAAGTTTGCCAGCGATCTGCCGATGGAGGTCATTGAGATCGGAGCGGTGAGGTTGGATTCTTCCTTAAAGTATAAGGATGAGTTTTCTTCGCTGATCAAACCTGTGTATTTTTCGAAGCTTAACGCCTTCATTAAGAAAAAAACCGGAATTCCGCAGGAGGACATCGACGTTGCCGCAGGGTTCCGGAAGGTTATAGCCGATTTCATCGCGTGGCTGAATCTAAGCGAGTCCTACATGCTCGTCACTTGGGGCGGAGAAGACCTCAAACGAATCGTATTCGATACCCGAATGCATAAGCTCGATGACTCGCACTGGATGGCCGCCCACTATTTCGACTTATTGAAGGGCTTTCTCCGGTACAAAAAAGTAACGAACGACGTCAGCGTCGAAGCGGCTCTCCTCGATCTCGGTATCGAAGCGACGGGCGCGGCGCATCGGGCGTTAGATGACGCGCGAATGACTTCGGAGGTGTTCCGCCGGTTGTTCGACGAGTTAGATTTCGAACTGAAGCAACAGTATAAAGATCAGTTCTCTAACTCGAAAGAACGGAGGATGATCAAGAACGCGATTCGATCGATGATCACCCAGAAGAAGATTCAGGACTGGGACTCGTTCGTCTCCGGCTTCTTGGCCGCCAAAATCGATCTTACCGATGAGAGAAAACTCGCGGAGCTGAAGGAACACTTCTCCTCCGAGTTGGAGAAGGCAAAGCAGCAGCCTAAGCCGGGGAATTAA
- a CDS encoding DUF7948 domain-containing protein, whose protein sequence is MSANKGILHTYSELNKQQPLLFVPNHGQAETNVSFVAEKLGYYVGISAREVSLTLCKPNENWIGLHLSRRFIDAAPNATVEGLEKESGSFHYFMGTRAASRFMNLPPYRKVICRELWPGIDVVIHEGAQSLKYDWIVRPNGRTEAIRMSCEGCIDMGLDENGSLIIDTEFGLLAESKPTACQIKSSESIPVSCHYRICQEPDGRKSIGFQFPEGYDKELELVIRSS, encoded by the coding sequence ATGTCCGCTAATAAGGGGATTCTGCATACCTACTCGGAGCTCAATAAGCAACAGCCGCTGCTGTTCGTTCCGAACCACGGCCAAGCGGAAACGAATGTCTCTTTCGTTGCGGAGAAATTAGGTTATTACGTGGGCATATCCGCCCGGGAAGTCAGCCTGACTCTCTGCAAGCCGAATGAAAATTGGATCGGATTGCATCTCTCGCGGAGATTCATCGACGCCGCTCCGAACGCAACCGTAGAAGGTTTAGAGAAGGAATCCGGCTCCTTCCATTATTTCATGGGTACCCGGGCCGCCTCGCGATTCATGAACCTTCCTCCTTATCGGAAAGTCATTTGCCGCGAGCTCTGGCCGGGAATCGACGTCGTGATCCATGAAGGCGCTCAGTCGCTTAAATATGATTGGATCGTTCGTCCGAATGGACGAACCGAGGCCATACGAATGTCCTGCGAGGGTTGTATCGATATGGGATTAGACGAGAACGGCAGCTTGATCATCGACACGGAGTTTGGTTTGCTCGCGGAATCTAAGCCGACGGCTTGCCAGATCAAGAGCTCGGAATCCATTCCCGTCTCCTGTCATTATCGAATATGCCAAGAGCCCGACGGGCGAAAGTCGATCGGCTTTCAATTCCCGGAAGGGTATGACAAGGAACTCGAACTCGTTATTCGATCGTCATAG
- a CDS encoding sugar kinase has translation MAKRIAVFGEVMMRLQVPGYELLSQASSLNFSFSGTGVNVASALARFGHTGYLVTTLPANAVGDAAAAYLRKLGLSQEFIQRGGNYLGMYFLENGFGARPSRVTYSNRLESSFNTAPGDAYDYDAIAAQSDVVHFCGITLAMNDSVRLHMKSLAKAVKARGGTVVFDCNYRPSLWGPDGYEKAKPHYEDMLGLADIVMMNEKDAMFILGMRTDKENRLDQLRELLPVVAAQYGIQVAAGTHRSVNGDNTHSLLGFIYKKDTFTFSKKLTFSVYDRIGAGDAYTSGIVHGEISGFSPAKTVDFAAAAGMLAHTIVGDTPMSSESEILRAMTEAVGDVER, from the coding sequence ATGGCTAAAAGGATCGCGGTCTTCGGAGAAGTGATGATGCGGCTTCAGGTGCCGGGTTACGAGTTGCTCTCTCAGGCAAGCAGCCTGAACTTCTCCTTCTCCGGGACGGGAGTTAACGTCGCTTCCGCCTTGGCGCGCTTCGGTCATACGGGATATCTCGTGACGACTTTGCCGGCCAATGCCGTGGGGGATGCCGCGGCGGCTTACTTGCGCAAGTTAGGTTTGTCCCAGGAGTTTATCCAGCGAGGCGGCAACTATCTGGGCATGTATTTCCTGGAGAACGGCTTCGGAGCAAGACCGAGCCGCGTGACGTATTCCAATCGGTTGGAGAGCAGTTTCAATACCGCTCCCGGTGACGCATATGATTACGACGCTATCGCGGCGCAATCCGATGTCGTTCACTTCTGCGGCATTACGTTAGCCATGAACGATTCGGTCCGGCTTCATATGAAGAGCCTGGCGAAAGCCGTCAAGGCGCGCGGAGGAACCGTCGTCTTCGACTGCAACTACCGCCCGTCCCTCTGGGGGCCTGACGGCTACGAGAAAGCAAAGCCTCATTACGAGGATATGCTCGGACTGGCGGACATCGTTATGATGAACGAGAAAGACGCCATGTTCATCCTAGGCATGCGCACCGACAAGGAAAATCGTCTCGACCAGCTGCGCGAGCTGCTTCCAGTCGTCGCGGCCCAATATGGAATCCAAGTTGCGGCCGGTACTCACCGCTCCGTTAACGGCGACAATACCCATTCATTGTTAGGATTTATTTATAAGAAGGATACCTTTACCTTTTCCAAGAAACTGACCTTCTCCGTCTATGATAGAATAGGTGCAGGAGATGCCTATACGAGCGGAATCGTACACGGGGAGATTAGCGGATTCTCGCCCGCGAAGACCGTCGATTTCGCCGCCGCGGCCGGAATGCTGGCGCATACGATCGTGGGCGACACGCCGATGTCATCCGAAAGCGAGATTCTCCGGGCGATGACGGAAGCGGTAGGCGACGTGGAAAGGTAG
- a CDS encoding DUF4190 domain-containing protein, whose translation MDHNYKEPQYGFSPPPPFTPQKTNGKSIAALVLGILAIVLPYIGFIVGIIAIIFASLSLKEIKRTQEQGRGLAIAGLVCGIVGTAVYAVILLFVVIAFFAFFDAGFSSFNSYNF comes from the coding sequence TTGGATCATAATTACAAAGAGCCGCAATACGGGTTTTCTCCCCCGCCTCCGTTTACGCCGCAGAAGACGAACGGCAAATCCATTGCCGCATTGGTCCTTGGCATCTTAGCCATCGTACTGCCCTATATCGGATTTATCGTCGGAATCATCGCGATCATTTTCGCGTCGCTGTCGCTCAAAGAAATCAAGAGAACGCAAGAACAAGGACGCGGATTGGCCATAGCCGGCCTTGTTTGCGGCATTGTGGGAACGGCCGTTTATGCGGTCATTTTGCTGTTTGTGGTCATCGCGTTCTTTGCGTTTTTCGATGCGGGATTCTCGTCTTTCAACAGCTACAATTTTTAA
- a CDS encoding GntR family transcriptional regulator, translating into MGLSRKKRPLYLQIKSILKDRILHGAYPIETNIPSEPQLETEFGVSKITVRNAIKELVQEGYLETSSGKGTKVVRNTSSSKLSTSQRFTEILVEEGHRIQKRLLSSEVVHHEEGSELYSMFGKKCLRIERLYLLNDAPYIHYTHYLTMRRGELQLVDSDAQSLYGMLDEQQISLAKFRDQFAVTLAPPAVESLLLVNERTPLLKRTRHSYDDTGELIELSVGHYNTEIQEYIVNYDV; encoded by the coding sequence ATGGGCTTAAGCCGTAAAAAGAGACCCTTATATTTGCAAATCAAAAGTATATTAAAGGATCGAATCCTTCACGGCGCGTATCCTATCGAGACTAATATCCCTTCGGAGCCCCAATTGGAGACGGAATTCGGAGTCAGCAAAATAACGGTGCGCAACGCGATCAAAGAACTCGTTCAAGAAGGTTATCTGGAAACGAGCAGCGGCAAAGGAACGAAAGTCGTTCGCAACACCTCTTCCTCCAAGCTGTCGACTTCGCAACGGTTCACGGAAATCTTAGTCGAGGAAGGCCACCGGATTCAGAAAAGATTGTTGAGTTCGGAAGTCGTCCATCACGAAGAAGGCTCGGAATTATACTCCATGTTCGGGAAGAAATGTCTTCGCATAGAGCGTCTATACCTGCTTAATGACGCGCCGTATATCCATTACACGCATTATTTAACGATGCGAAGGGGCGAACTCCAGCTTGTCGATTCGGATGCCCAGTCGTTGTACGGCATGTTGGATGAACAACAAATCTCCTTGGCCAAGTTTCGGGATCAGTTCGCCGTCACTCTGGCCCCTCCTGCGGTAGAGAGTTTGTTACTTGTCAATGAACGTACACCTCTTCTCAAGCGCACCAGGCATTCCTATGACGACACCGGCGAGCTGATCGAATTAAGCGTAGGACATTACAACACGGAAATTCAAGAGTATATCGTTAACTATGACGTATGA
- a CDS encoding VOC family protein, producing MSFDFVGVDHIQLAAYEGCEPEARLFFGELLGWVEIPKPDNLRHRGGLWFQCGAHQVHIGVQKDFVPATKAHPAFEVRNLDDLRRHLKERNVQAVDDDAREDENVRRFYAYDPFGNRLEFLEWGSNER from the coding sequence ATGTCATTTGATTTCGTGGGAGTAGACCACATTCAGTTGGCTGCATACGAGGGCTGCGAGCCGGAGGCGCGTCTGTTCTTCGGGGAGCTGCTGGGATGGGTGGAAATTCCGAAACCGGACAACTTGAGGCATCGCGGCGGCTTATGGTTTCAATGCGGCGCGCATCAAGTGCACATCGGCGTACAGAAGGACTTCGTACCGGCAACGAAAGCGCATCCTGCGTTTGAAGTGCGGAATCTGGACGATCTCCGGCGTCATTTAAAGGAGCGAAATGTGCAAGCGGTCGACGATGATGCGAGAGAAGACGAGAATGTCCGGAGATTCTATGCTTATGATCCTTTCGGTAACCGTCTGGAGTTTCTAGAATGGGGGAGTAACGAACGATGA
- a CDS encoding 5' nucleotidase, NT5C type — protein MKFGFDIDDTLLNLREHAFRVYNVKLNRQVGIEVFQALKTIPIHDAFGLSAEEGKELWNLHRDEIYYSAPPFDQAVEVLQELDRQGHEIYYVTARTAVHCARTKDALVIAGFPVHEERFYCGMADAEKVHILRKLDLDYYFDDKPAVLETLSELDMRVYAKDNPYNTHLDLPRIVNWSELLEIANNSWQGLSDDSMTIE, from the coding sequence ATGAAATTCGGGTTCGACATCGATGATACTTTGCTTAATCTGCGGGAACATGCTTTTCGGGTATATAACGTCAAGCTGAATAGACAAGTGGGGATAGAGGTTTTTCAAGCGTTGAAGACGATTCCGATTCACGACGCGTTCGGATTATCCGCGGAAGAGGGAAAAGAGTTGTGGAATCTTCATCGCGATGAAATTTACTATTCCGCGCCTCCGTTCGATCAAGCGGTCGAAGTGTTGCAAGAGCTCGACCGGCAAGGGCACGAAATTTATTACGTCACCGCGAGAACTGCCGTGCACTGCGCAAGAACGAAGGATGCGCTTGTCATCGCCGGCTTTCCCGTGCACGAAGAGCGATTTTACTGCGGAATGGCCGATGCCGAGAAGGTTCATATTTTAAGGAAGCTGGATTTGGATTATTACTTCGACGATAAACCCGCCGTGCTCGAAACGTTATCCGAATTGGACATGCGCGTATATGCTAAGGACAACCCGTATAATACGCATCTAGACCTCCCGCGAATCGTGAACTGGAGCGAGTTGCTTGAGATTGCGAACAACTCGTGGCAAGGACTATCGGATGATTCTATGACGATCGAATAA
- a CDS encoding methyl-accepting chemotaxis protein, whose translation MVGKINWNWKSRLSGLRTIQNQFLLIFTTTVAAILIAMVAVSYSFSRQLITDGVEERLKSQTHQYVNEIEGELLSAILTPRTLAPVVEANGTLGSNISFGDPYLDEATGTAQVDVSVPYYDENQTFINVATQSIGLDSIQQLVGSLSVGRNGSAILIDKNGLVLGDKDYVKIMKVKLTEDANESLAALAGVMLSGSSSVETEASGGTAEENLPSESAEEAGVVETEADEAVGDTDTESELDDLGLEIDLGSEDAVANDDSDSAVELDDLGLEIDMDSDVDSDEAAVTENVPVPDAGAVSPVVMNEGSGTYEKTGRTMRVYYATIPNAGWVLALTIPESELYGPLFKLFEPMILIILAACFIVALSAHLYSRYVLKNIKDINRLAIAMAEGDFTKRTQMRSGNELQSLGDRFNQTLDGLCDTMDSISRFSIDISSQASQMKSGAEETTRAAEEIASSIQNVSAGAEHEARIVLGFKEAAQDVLGQVKEINASTGKMTEVAAKARKASDGGLKSLSHVNLQMQAIYQSVQASSDDVLKLKQHSNAIDEIVAFITSIASQTSLLSLNAAIEAAKAGEAGRGFSVVSAEIRKLADQSARAAGEIGSLLAEIQSSISQAANSMEQGTGATETGMELVHEAEKSFGAIGSSIDKVAQQAASVYDSIREIEQSAGSMTSSVKDMLLLASKNANDSGTIAAAAEQQNASMQQVAASAALLAELSQQLKVKVQPFRKANVARKISS comes from the coding sequence GTGGTCGGAAAAATAAACTGGAATTGGAAGTCGAGATTGTCCGGATTACGTACGATACAGAATCAATTTTTGCTCATTTTTACGACCACGGTCGCGGCGATCCTGATCGCGATGGTGGCGGTAAGCTATTCTTTCTCCAGACAGTTAATAACGGATGGCGTGGAGGAGAGGCTGAAAAGCCAAACCCATCAATACGTGAACGAGATCGAAGGCGAGCTGTTATCCGCGATACTGACCCCTCGGACGTTAGCTCCGGTTGTAGAGGCAAATGGCACGTTGGGCAGCAACATCTCGTTCGGTGACCCCTATTTGGATGAGGCGACGGGAACGGCGCAGGTAGATGTCTCCGTTCCTTATTATGACGAGAACCAGACTTTTATTAACGTCGCGACGCAGAGCATTGGCTTGGATAGCATACAACAGCTGGTCGGTAGCCTATCGGTCGGTAGGAACGGCTCCGCCATCCTGATCGATAAGAACGGGCTCGTTCTAGGGGACAAGGATTACGTCAAGATCATGAAGGTAAAGCTGACGGAGGATGCTAACGAATCCTTGGCGGCGCTAGCCGGGGTCATGCTTAGCGGTTCATCTTCGGTTGAGACGGAAGCGAGCGGGGGAACTGCGGAAGAGAACCTCCCGAGCGAGAGCGCGGAGGAAGCCGGAGTAGTGGAAACCGAGGCGGATGAAGCTGTCGGCGATACGGACACCGAGAGCGAGCTTGATGATCTCGGATTGGAGATCGACCTAGGGTCGGAGGACGCCGTAGCGAACGATGATAGCGATAGCGCGGTCGAGCTTGATGATCTCGGGTTGGAGATCGATATGGATTCGGACGTGGATTCGGACGAAGCTGCCGTCACCGAGAATGTTCCCGTCCCCGATGCCGGCGCGGTTTCTCCGGTAGTCATGAACGAAGGAAGCGGCACCTACGAGAAAACCGGCCGAACGATGCGCGTATACTACGCTACGATTCCGAATGCGGGCTGGGTTCTTGCGCTTACGATTCCGGAGAGCGAGCTGTACGGGCCTCTATTTAAGCTATTCGAACCGATGATTCTGATCATCCTGGCCGCCTGCTTTATCGTCGCTTTGTCCGCTCATCTCTATAGCCGTTATGTGCTTAAGAATATCAAGGACATTAATCGTCTGGCGATCGCGATGGCGGAGGGAGACTTTACGAAACGCACGCAAATGCGCTCGGGGAACGAATTGCAAAGTCTGGGAGATCGCTTTAATCAGACGTTGGACGGGCTTTGCGATACGATGGACAGCATCTCCCGGTTCTCGATCGACATTTCGTCGCAGGCCAGTCAGATGAAGAGCGGGGCGGAGGAGACCACCCGGGCGGCCGAAGAGATCGCGAGCTCCATCCAGAACGTGTCCGCAGGCGCGGAGCACGAGGCACGAATCGTATTAGGCTTCAAGGAAGCGGCTCAGGATGTCCTTGGTCAGGTTAAAGAAATCAACGCGAGCACGGGGAAAATGACGGAGGTGGCGGCGAAAGCCCGCAAAGCTTCGGATGGCGGCCTTAAGTCGTTATCGCACGTCAACCTTCAGATGCAAGCCATCTATCAATCCGTGCAAGCCTCATCGGACGATGTCTTAAAGCTGAAGCAGCATTCGAACGCGATTGACGAGATCGTGGCGTTCATCACCTCGATTGCTTCGCAGACGAGCCTCCTTTCCTTGAATGCGGCGATCGAGGCGGCGAAAGCGGGCGAAGCCGGCAGGGGGTTCTCGGTCGTATCGGCGGAAATTCGCAAGCTGGCCGATCAGTCTGCCCGGGCAGCGGGGGAGATCGGCTCGCTGTTGGCGGAAATTCAGAGCTCTATCTCTCAAGCCGCGAATAGCATGGAACAAGGAACGGGCGCAACGGAAACGGGAATGGAACTGGTGCACGAGGCGGAGAAGTCGTTCGGAGCTATCGGGAGCAGCATCGACAAGGTCGCGCAGCAAGCCGCGAGCGTCTACGATTCCATTCGGGAGATCGAACAAAGCGCGGGGAGCATGACTTCTTCCGTGAAAGATATGCTGCTGTTGGCATCCAAGAACGCGAACGATTCGGGTACGATCGCGGCCGCGGCGGAGCAGCAGAATGCGTCCATGCAGCAAGTCGCGGCATCGGCCGCGCTTCTGGCGGAATTGTCTCAACAGCTAAAAGTAAAGGTTCAGCCATTCAGAAAAGCAAACGTAGCTCGCAAAATATCGAGTTGA
- the fabV gene encoding enoyl-ACP reductase FabV has translation MIIKPRTRGFICTTAHPQGCALQVQEQLDYVKAKPALQGPRNVLVIGASAGYGLASRIVAAFGAGANTVGIYRQGQRSADRPASAGWYNSAAFENAAQAAGLKSYSVTGDAFTDETKAKAVELIRRELGQVDLVVYSVASPRRTNPRTGETSNSVLKPIGQTYTNKTVNFHNGEVSSITIDPATESEIRETVDVMGGEDWQLWIDALRQGGALADHATTIAYSYIGSKITQDIYREGTIGQAKDHLESTAKLLNEQLGASGGRAFVTVSKALVTQSSSAIPVVPLYISALYKVMKEKGIHEGCIEQTYRLFSERLYSQNGVPVDEEGRIRIDDWEMREDVQREVASIWNELTTDNIMQLTDLEGYRREFFQLFGFETNGVDYEADVDPNVNIPNLS, from the coding sequence ATGATTATCAAACCTAGAACACGCGGCTTTATCTGCACGACGGCACACCCGCAAGGTTGCGCTCTTCAAGTACAAGAACAATTGGACTATGTGAAAGCCAAACCCGCACTGCAAGGTCCCCGTAACGTCCTCGTTATCGGAGCCTCCGCCGGATACGGTCTTGCCTCGAGAATCGTAGCGGCATTCGGCGCGGGCGCCAATACCGTCGGCATATACCGTCAAGGTCAACGTTCCGCGGATCGTCCCGCTTCCGCAGGCTGGTACAATTCCGCCGCTTTCGAGAACGCCGCGCAGGCAGCCGGGCTGAAATCTTATAGCGTAACCGGAGATGCTTTCACCGACGAGACGAAAGCGAAAGCGGTCGAGCTGATCCGCAGAGAACTCGGACAAGTGGACTTGGTCGTATATAGCGTGGCCTCGCCTCGCCGAACGAATCCGCGGACGGGAGAAACGTCCAATTCGGTGCTCAAACCGATCGGACAAACTTATACGAACAAAACCGTCAACTTTCATAACGGGGAGGTCAGCTCGATCACGATCGATCCGGCAACGGAATCCGAAATCCGCGAAACGGTCGACGTCATGGGCGGCGAAGATTGGCAATTGTGGATCGACGCTCTTCGACAAGGCGGAGCGTTGGCCGATCATGCAACGACGATCGCTTATTCCTATATCGGTTCGAAAATTACGCAAGACATTTACCGCGAAGGAACGATCGGTCAAGCGAAAGACCACTTGGAGTCTACCGCGAAACTACTGAACGAACAACTCGGCGCAAGCGGCGGTCGTGCGTTCGTAACCGTAAGCAAGGCTCTTGTGACGCAATCGAGTTCGGCGATTCCGGTCGTACCGCTGTACATCTCCGCCCTGTATAAAGTCATGAAGGAAAAAGGCATTCACGAGGGCTGCATCGAGCAAACCTACCGACTGTTCTCGGAGCGCCTCTATTCGCAGAACGGCGTCCCCGTCGACGAGGAAGGCCGTATCCGCATCGACGATTGGGAAATGCGGGAAGACGTTCAACGGGAAGTCGCGAGCATCTGGAACGAGCTGACGACGGACAACATCATGCAGTTGACGGATCTTGAAGGCTACCGACGCGAGTTTTTCCAACTGTTCGGCTTCGAGACGAATGGCGTCGATTACGAAGCGGACGTGGATCCGAACGTGAACATTCCGAATTTAAGCTAA